From the genome of Myripristis murdjan chromosome 22, fMyrMur1.1, whole genome shotgun sequence, one region includes:
- the zfp36l1a gene encoding mRNA decay activator protein ZFP36L1a encodes MTTAVVSPFFDFEVMNKNNKLLNYNNLGAPHPMSVPCTGTSVPISSPTGALLDRKAVGTPSVGGVYQRRHSVSSTKFNQNQFLNSMKPADHSLIISGVGNASNNKENRLRDRSFSETGERLLHKCLGPASPTSGSGSSQVNSSRYKTELCRPFEENGACKYGDKCQFAHGIHELRSLSRHPKYKTELCRTFHTIGFCPYGPRCHFIHNAEERRGPPPPSSPLSSSNKMERPRLQHSYSFAGFPSSGGLRDSPTSVTPPPMFFPDEVPEWPSSNPFTYSSQELANLFGPSLSAGPVGTEPNTPAPPSPTSTPYFFRPMLESPQMFESPSSPPDSLSDQEGYQSSSGGSLSGSESPTLDTTRRLPIFSRLSISDD; translated from the coding sequence AACAACAAACTGCTCAACTACAACAACCTGGGTGCCCCCCATCCCATGTCTGTCCCTTGCACTGGCACCAGTGTGCCCATCTCCAGCCCCACCGGAGCCCTGCTGGACAGGAAGGCGGTGGGGACTCCCTCAGTGGGAGGTGTCTACCAGCGGCGGCACTCAGTCAGCAGCACAAAGTTCAACCAGAACCAGTTTCTGAACAGCATGAAGCCAGCGGACCACTCCTTGATCATCTCAGGGGTTGGCAATGCCAGCAACAACAAGGAGAACCGCCTGCGAGACCGCTCCTTCTCTGAGACGGGCGAGAGGCTCTTACACAAATGCCTGGGGCCCGCCAGTCCCACCagtggcagtggcagcagccAGGTGAACTCCAGCCGTTACAAGACAGAGCTGTGCAGGCCCTTTGAGGAGAACGGCGCCTGCAAGTACGGCGACAAATGCCAGTTTGCTCATGGAATCCATGAACTGCGCAGCCTGAGCCGCCATCCCAAATACAAAACTGAGCTGTGCCGCACCTTCCACACCATCGGCTTCTGTCCCTACGGGCCTCGCTGCCACTTTATTCACAATGCCGAGGAGCGCCGTGGACCTCCTCCACCGTCCtcgcctctctcctcctccaacaAGATGGAGCGGCCTCGACTGCAGCACAGCTACAGCTTTGCAGGGTTCCCCAGCTCAGGTGGGCTGAGAGACAGCCCCACCTCTGTCACCCCTCCTCCCATGTTCTTCCCTGATGAGGTCCCAGAGTGGCCCAGCAGTAACCCCTTCACCTACTCCAGCCAGGAGCTGGCCAACCTGTTTGGGCCCAgcctcagtgctggtcccgTAGGCACAGAGCCCAACACCCCTGCACCCCCCTCTCCAACAAGCACCCCTTACTTCTTCAGGCCCATGTTGGAGTCCCCTCAGATGTTTGAGTCTCCGTCCAGCCCTCCTGACTCTCTGTCGGATCAGGAGGGCTACCAGAGCAGCTCCGGAGGCAGCCTGAGTGGCTCTGAGTCCCCCACGCTGGACACCACCCGCCGCCTTCCCATCTTCAGCCGCCTCTCCATCTCTGATGACTAG